Proteins encoded by one window of Salvia splendens isolate huo1 chromosome 14, SspV2, whole genome shotgun sequence:
- the LOC121764571 gene encoding ABC transporter G family member 9-like produces the protein MADLEMQNHHAKNSPAIFARANLPLTLKFDEVVYKIKIKAPGGSSEKKTKSAKKEILKGVSGCVFPGEMLAMLGPSGSGKTTLLTALGGRLSGDLAGAITYNGKPFSNATKRCTGFVTQDDVLYPHLTVTETLVYTALLRLPHDRTKAEKVEHAEAVIEQLGLTRCRDSIIGGDFLRGVSGGERKRVSIGQEMLINPSLLFLDEPTSGLDSTTAQKIVSTLWDLANGGRTVLMTIHQPSSRLFYMFHKILLLSEGNPLYFGKGADVLGYFSSVGFAPSVAMNPSDFLLDLANGVATGNSNEDQVAIKQSLVNAYKTQLSTVVKSELAGDGGIRASTDDRKPRRWSNTWWDQFSVLLRRGIKERKHESFSTIKIVQVVVVALLAGIFWWQSSADHLQDQVGLLFFMSSFWGFYPLFQAIFTFPKERKMLTKERTSGMYRLSSYFLALSIGDLPMELVLPAVFFAITYWMTGLRRTACAFFLGLLTILYNVLGAQGLGLAIGAVVMDQQTATTLGSVIMLAFSLAGGFYVQNVPVFIAWIKYLSFNQYTLRLMLASQYTYDQTYNCGTNQTCLVRDFPAIKGVGIEKTGTILAAVLMAVMIVLYRLIAYVALMRVGATKK, from the exons ATGGCCGACCTCGAGATGCAGAATCACCACGCCAAAAATTCTCCGGCCATCTTTGCCCGAGCCAATCTCCCCCTCACTCTCAAG TTCGATGAGGTGGTTTACAAGATCAAAATCAAGGCCCCGGGAGGCTCGTCAGAGAAAAAGACAAAATCAGCAAAGAAAGAGATACTAAAAGGCGTCTCCGGCTGCGTGTTCCCCGGCGAAATGCTGGCGATGCTCGGGCCCTCCGGCAGCGGCAAGACGACGCTGCTGACGGCCCTCGGCGGCCGCCTCAGCGGCGACCTCGCCGGCGCCATCACCTACAACGGCAAGCCCTTCTCCAACGCCACCAAGCGCTGCACCGGCTTCGTCACCCAAGACGACGTCCTCTACCCCCACCTCACCGTCACCGAGACGCTCGTCTACACGGCCCTCCTCCGCCTTCCCCACGACCGCACCAAGGCCGAGAAGGTCGAGCACGCGGAGGCCGTGATAGAGCAGCTCGGACTCACGAGGTGCCGGGACAGCATCATTGGGGGAGATTTTTTAAGGGGAGTTTCCGGGGGCGAGAGGAAACGGGTGAGCATCGGGCAGGAGATGCTTATTAACCCGAGCCTTTTGTTTTTGGATGAGCCCACCTCGGGTTTGGACTCCACCACAGCGCAGAAGATCGTTTCTACGCTGTGGGACCTGGCCAACGGGGGCCGTACAGTCCTGATGACAATTCACCAGCCCTCGAGCAGGCTCTTTTATATGTTTCATAAAATTCTCTTGCTGTCGGAAGGGAACCCTTTGTATTTCGGCAAAGGTGCTGACGTTTTGGGCTATTTTTCGAGTGTGGGTTTTGCTCCGAGTGTCGCCATGAATCCGTCAGATTTCTTGCTTGATCTTGCCAATG GAGTTGCAACGGGAAATTCGAATGAAGATCAAGTAGCGATTAAGCAGAGTTTGGTGAACGCGTATAAAACACAACTATCGACGGTTGTGAAGTCGGAGCTAGCTGGGGATGGCGGTATTCGCGCTTCAACGGATGATAGGAAGCCTAGGCGGTGGTCGAATACATGGTGGGATCAATTCTCAGTGTTGCTTAGGAGAGGAATCAAAGAAAGGAAGCATGAGTCTTTCTCAACCATCAAGATTGTGCAAGTTGTGGTGGTTGCTCTTTTAGCTGGAATCTTTTGGTGGCAGTCCTCCGCCGATCACTTGCAAGACCAG GTCGGGCTCCTCTTCTTCATGTCAAGTTTTTGGGGTTTCTACCCCCTATTCCAGGCCATCTTCACATTCCCTAAAGAACGCAAGATGCTAACGAAAGAGCGGACCTCAGGCATGTACCGTCTCTCCTCATACTTCCTAGCCCTATCCATAGGCGACCTGCCCATGGAGCTAGTCCTCCCGGCCGTCTTCTTTGCCATAACCTATTGGATGACAGGCCTCAGGCGCACAGCCTGTGCCTTCTTCTTAGGCCTATTAACGATCCTCTACAACGTGCTGGGTGCTCAGGGACTCGGGCTAGCTATTGGGGCTGTGGTGATGGACCAGCAGACAGCCACTACACTCGGGTCCGTGATCATGCTAGCCTTCAGCCTCGCTGGCGGCTTCTATGTGCAGAACGTCCCCGTCTTCATAGCCTGGATCAAGTACTTATCGTTCAACCAGTACACGTTGAGGCTCATGCTCGCGTCCCAGTACACGTACGACCAGACCTACAACTGCGGTACGAATCAGACTTGCCTCGTCAGGGATTTTCCGGCCATTAAGGGGGTCGGGATCGAGAAGACAGGGACCATCCTGGCGGCGGTTCTCATGGCTGTGATGATTGTGCTCTATAGGCTTATTGCTTATGTTGCTCTCATGAGAGTTGGTGCCACCAAAAAGTAG
- the LOC121764537 gene encoding protein WEAK CHLOROPLAST MOVEMENT UNDER BLUE LIGHT 1-like isoform X1, giving the protein MFVHLVFPCCCIDMAIIDIETIALCLTLTGSVDCRCSDEEGPYHCRRMEGAKVLVEGPPPAPGTSPLKGDAETTSVSPLASREDLAENSPDAGGETGVAENGSATPADAQDATRSVEEETNKELAEVIIPQDNNSAIAHENKEPVEASVQPSTSEGEPSVASADLRNIATPSLVDEHIPTTPSSPQVNNNPTFRLPKIAIKSNKTEKFHDQPETPRTPRTPRTPMTPRTPNSIDFSRGQVDTAAPFESVKAAVSKFGGIVDWKAHRVQTVERRKTIEEELEKAQVEIPLYKKQSEDAEEAKLAVLKELGSTKRLIEELKLNLERAQTEEKQAKQDSELAKLRVEELEQGIADESSFAAKAQLEVARARHVAAVAEVKTVREELEQLRRDYNVLEAEKDAYVKKAEEAISKSKEIEKSVEDLTIELITAKESLESAHAAHLEAEEHRIGAVMAKEQDMLNWEKEIKQAEDDLVKMKEQASLSKDMQSKLDTATALLRDLKAELATYLESEPQGEPAGHFEDVLNETDKANRGQIEAAISAAKKELEEVKLNFEKTNNEVTILKVAAASLQSELEKEKAELTTIQQREGMASIAVASLEAELNRTKSEIALIQLREKEDRERMVELPKMLQKAAQEADQAKTLAQAARNKLRKAKEAAEKAKAGAGTMESRLRAAQKEIEAARASEKLALAAIKALMESESTQSNNEEDSPTGVTLSLEEYYELSKKAHEAEEEASERVAAALAEIEVAKESEMNTLKKLEETNREMAERKSALENALQKAEKAKEGKLGIEQELRKWRAEHEQRRKAGDSAASPAQRLDAKSHVSTFKSAPLRQVSSPGSFTSNTGTDTSPDVKPAKKKKRSFFPRIFMFLGKKKSSKSSQTPPP; this is encoded by the exons ATGTTTGTTCATCTCGTATTCCCTTGCTGTTGTATAGATATGGCGATTATTGATATTGAAACCATCGCTCTTTGCCTAACACTCACCGGCTCCGTGGATTGCAGGTGCTCGGACGAGGAAGGACCCTACCATTGCAGGAGAATGGAGGGCGCAAAAGTTTTGGTCGAGGGCCCACCTCCTGCGCCAGGAACTTCACCTCTGAAGGGGGACGCAGAAACCACGAGCGTTTCGCCGTTGGCTTCTAGAGAGGATTTGGCCGAAAATTCTCCTGACGCGGGTGGGGAAACGGGAGTGGCAGAAAATGGGTCTGCCACGCCTGCAGACGCCCAAGACGCCACTCGCTCAGTCGAGGAGGAGACGAATAAAGAACTTGCAGAAGTAATCATCCCTCAAGATAACAATAGCGCCATCGCGCACGAGAACAAAGAACCAGTCGAAGCATCTGTTCAACCGAGCACATCAGAAGGCGAGCCGTCAGTTGCATCAGCCGACCTCAGGAATATTGCGACTCCGTCACTGGTGGATGAGCATATACCGACAACTCCTTCATCACCTCAAGTGAATAACAATCCCACTTTCCGGCTGCCGAAAATAGCAATAAAATCTAACAAGACCGAGAAATTCCATGACCAACCCGAGACACCTAGAACTCCTAGAACTCCTAGGACTCCTATGACGCCTAGAACACCAAATAGCATCGACTTCAGTCGAGGTCAAGTTGATACGGCAGCGCCTTTCGAATCTGTGAAGGCTGCTGTTTCGAAGTTTGGTGGGATCGTGGACTGGAAAGCCCACCGTGTTCAGACCGTCGAG AGGCGAAAAACCATAGAAGAAGAACTCGAGAAAGCTCAAGTGGAGATACCGTTATATAAGAAGCAATCCGAGGATGCTGAAGAGGCCAAACTCGCAGTTCTGAAAGAGCTAGGCAGCACTAAGAGACTTATCGAAGAGCTGAAGCTCAATCTCGAACGAGCACAGACAGAAGAGAAACAGGCGAAGCAGGATTCCGAGCTTGCAAAGCTTAGGGTCGAAGAGCTGGAGCAAGGGATTGCCGATGAATCCAGCTTTGCAGCCAAGGCGCAGCTTGAGGTTGCCCGAGCAAGGCATGTGGCCGCCGTTGCAGAAGTCAAGACCGTTCGAGAAGAGCTGGAACAGCTCAGGCGGGACTATAATGTGTTGGAAGCCGAGAAAGATGCATATGTGAAGAAGGCGGAAGAAGCTATTTCCAAGTCGAAAGAGATTGAGAAGTCCGTAGAGGATTTGACAATTGAGCTTATCACTGCGAAAGAGTCGTTGGAATCTGCACACGCTGCGCATCTGGAGGCGGAGGAGCACCGAATCGGAGCAGTTATGGCGAAAGAACAGGACATGCTCAACTGGGAGAAGGAGATCAAGCAAGCTGAGGATGATCTCGTGAAGATGAAAGAGCAGGCTTCGTTGTCGAAGGATATGCAGTCGAAGTTGGATACTGCAACTGCGTTGCTGAGAGATTTGAAGGCTGAATTAGCAACGTACCTCGAATCAGAACCGCAGGGGGAACCAGCCGGACACTTTGAAGATGTGCTCAACGAAACGGATAAAGCAAACCGTGGTCAAATCGAAGCAGCTATTTCCGCGGCTAAGAAGGAACTCGAAGAAGTGAAGCTCAATTTCGAGAAAACGAACAACGAAGTTACCATCTTGAAGGTGGCTGCGGCATCGTTGCAGTCAGAGCTCGAAAAGGAGAAGGCGGAACTGACTACCATTCAGCAAAGGGAGGGAATGGCGTCGATCGCAGTTGCGTCTCTAGAAGCTGAGCTGAACCGGACGAAATCCGAAATCGCGCTGATTCAGCTCAGGGAGAAAGAAGACAGAGAGAGAATGGTTGAGCTTCCAAAGATGCTACAAAAGGCAGCACAAGAGGCTGATCAAGCAAAGACCCTCGCCCAGGCCGCTCGCAACAAGCTCAGAAAGGCGAAGGAGGCAGCGGAAAAGGCAAAGGCGGGTGCCGGCACCATGGAGAGCAGATTACGTGCGGCTCAGAAGGAAATCGAAGCGGCTAGAGCTTCCGAGAAGTTGGCACTCGCAGCTATCAAAGCATTGATGGAGAGCGAGTCTACTCAAAGCAACAACGAGGAGGATTCGCCAACCGGAGTAACACTCTCATTGGAAGAATACTATGAGCTCAGCAAGAAGGCCCACGAGGCCGAGGAGGAGGCGAGCGAGCGCGTCGCTGCTGCTCTTGCAGAGATCGAGGTAGCCAAGGAGTCCGAGATGAACACCTTAAAGAAGCTGGAAGAAACCAACCGCGAAATGGCCGAGCGGAAGAGCGCCTTGGAGAACGCTCTGCAGAAGGCCGAGAAGGCCAAAGAAGGGAAGCTAGGCATCGAGCAAGAGCTGCGTAAGTGGAGGGCCGAGCATGAGCAGAGACGGAAAGCCGGAGATTCGGCTGCGAGCCCGGCCCAGAGGCTAGACGCCAAGAGCCACGTCAGCACATTCAAATCCGCGCCACTCCGTCAGGTGTCGAGCCCCGGCTCATTCACGAGCAACACGGGAACGGATACGTCTCCGGACGTCAAGccagcgaagaagaagaagagatcatTCTTCCCAAGAATATTCATGTTCTTGGGCAAGAAGAAGTCGTCCAAATCGTCGCAGACGCCGCCACCGTGA
- the LOC121764537 gene encoding protein WEAK CHLOROPLAST MOVEMENT UNDER BLUE LIGHT 1-like isoform X2 — MEGAKVLVEGPPPAPGTSPLKGDAETTSVSPLASREDLAENSPDAGGETGVAENGSATPADAQDATRSVEEETNKELAEVIIPQDNNSAIAHENKEPVEASVQPSTSEGEPSVASADLRNIATPSLVDEHIPTTPSSPQVNNNPTFRLPKIAIKSNKTEKFHDQPETPRTPRTPRTPMTPRTPNSIDFSRGQVDTAAPFESVKAAVSKFGGIVDWKAHRVQTVERRKTIEEELEKAQVEIPLYKKQSEDAEEAKLAVLKELGSTKRLIEELKLNLERAQTEEKQAKQDSELAKLRVEELEQGIADESSFAAKAQLEVARARHVAAVAEVKTVREELEQLRRDYNVLEAEKDAYVKKAEEAISKSKEIEKSVEDLTIELITAKESLESAHAAHLEAEEHRIGAVMAKEQDMLNWEKEIKQAEDDLVKMKEQASLSKDMQSKLDTATALLRDLKAELATYLESEPQGEPAGHFEDVLNETDKANRGQIEAAISAAKKELEEVKLNFEKTNNEVTILKVAAASLQSELEKEKAELTTIQQREGMASIAVASLEAELNRTKSEIALIQLREKEDRERMVELPKMLQKAAQEADQAKTLAQAARNKLRKAKEAAEKAKAGAGTMESRLRAAQKEIEAARASEKLALAAIKALMESESTQSNNEEDSPTGVTLSLEEYYELSKKAHEAEEEASERVAAALAEIEVAKESEMNTLKKLEETNREMAERKSALENALQKAEKAKEGKLGIEQELRKWRAEHEQRRKAGDSAASPAQRLDAKSHVSTFKSAPLRQVSSPGSFTSNTGTDTSPDVKPAKKKKRSFFPRIFMFLGKKKSSKSSQTPPP, encoded by the exons ATGGAGGGCGCAAAAGTTTTGGTCGAGGGCCCACCTCCTGCGCCAGGAACTTCACCTCTGAAGGGGGACGCAGAAACCACGAGCGTTTCGCCGTTGGCTTCTAGAGAGGATTTGGCCGAAAATTCTCCTGACGCGGGTGGGGAAACGGGAGTGGCAGAAAATGGGTCTGCCACGCCTGCAGACGCCCAAGACGCCACTCGCTCAGTCGAGGAGGAGACGAATAAAGAACTTGCAGAAGTAATCATCCCTCAAGATAACAATAGCGCCATCGCGCACGAGAACAAAGAACCAGTCGAAGCATCTGTTCAACCGAGCACATCAGAAGGCGAGCCGTCAGTTGCATCAGCCGACCTCAGGAATATTGCGACTCCGTCACTGGTGGATGAGCATATACCGACAACTCCTTCATCACCTCAAGTGAATAACAATCCCACTTTCCGGCTGCCGAAAATAGCAATAAAATCTAACAAGACCGAGAAATTCCATGACCAACCCGAGACACCTAGAACTCCTAGAACTCCTAGGACTCCTATGACGCCTAGAACACCAAATAGCATCGACTTCAGTCGAGGTCAAGTTGATACGGCAGCGCCTTTCGAATCTGTGAAGGCTGCTGTTTCGAAGTTTGGTGGGATCGTGGACTGGAAAGCCCACCGTGTTCAGACCGTCGAG AGGCGAAAAACCATAGAAGAAGAACTCGAGAAAGCTCAAGTGGAGATACCGTTATATAAGAAGCAATCCGAGGATGCTGAAGAGGCCAAACTCGCAGTTCTGAAAGAGCTAGGCAGCACTAAGAGACTTATCGAAGAGCTGAAGCTCAATCTCGAACGAGCACAGACAGAAGAGAAACAGGCGAAGCAGGATTCCGAGCTTGCAAAGCTTAGGGTCGAAGAGCTGGAGCAAGGGATTGCCGATGAATCCAGCTTTGCAGCCAAGGCGCAGCTTGAGGTTGCCCGAGCAAGGCATGTGGCCGCCGTTGCAGAAGTCAAGACCGTTCGAGAAGAGCTGGAACAGCTCAGGCGGGACTATAATGTGTTGGAAGCCGAGAAAGATGCATATGTGAAGAAGGCGGAAGAAGCTATTTCCAAGTCGAAAGAGATTGAGAAGTCCGTAGAGGATTTGACAATTGAGCTTATCACTGCGAAAGAGTCGTTGGAATCTGCACACGCTGCGCATCTGGAGGCGGAGGAGCACCGAATCGGAGCAGTTATGGCGAAAGAACAGGACATGCTCAACTGGGAGAAGGAGATCAAGCAAGCTGAGGATGATCTCGTGAAGATGAAAGAGCAGGCTTCGTTGTCGAAGGATATGCAGTCGAAGTTGGATACTGCAACTGCGTTGCTGAGAGATTTGAAGGCTGAATTAGCAACGTACCTCGAATCAGAACCGCAGGGGGAACCAGCCGGACACTTTGAAGATGTGCTCAACGAAACGGATAAAGCAAACCGTGGTCAAATCGAAGCAGCTATTTCCGCGGCTAAGAAGGAACTCGAAGAAGTGAAGCTCAATTTCGAGAAAACGAACAACGAAGTTACCATCTTGAAGGTGGCTGCGGCATCGTTGCAGTCAGAGCTCGAAAAGGAGAAGGCGGAACTGACTACCATTCAGCAAAGGGAGGGAATGGCGTCGATCGCAGTTGCGTCTCTAGAAGCTGAGCTGAACCGGACGAAATCCGAAATCGCGCTGATTCAGCTCAGGGAGAAAGAAGACAGAGAGAGAATGGTTGAGCTTCCAAAGATGCTACAAAAGGCAGCACAAGAGGCTGATCAAGCAAAGACCCTCGCCCAGGCCGCTCGCAACAAGCTCAGAAAGGCGAAGGAGGCAGCGGAAAAGGCAAAGGCGGGTGCCGGCACCATGGAGAGCAGATTACGTGCGGCTCAGAAGGAAATCGAAGCGGCTAGAGCTTCCGAGAAGTTGGCACTCGCAGCTATCAAAGCATTGATGGAGAGCGAGTCTACTCAAAGCAACAACGAGGAGGATTCGCCAACCGGAGTAACACTCTCATTGGAAGAATACTATGAGCTCAGCAAGAAGGCCCACGAGGCCGAGGAGGAGGCGAGCGAGCGCGTCGCTGCTGCTCTTGCAGAGATCGAGGTAGCCAAGGAGTCCGAGATGAACACCTTAAAGAAGCTGGAAGAAACCAACCGCGAAATGGCCGAGCGGAAGAGCGCCTTGGAGAACGCTCTGCAGAAGGCCGAGAAGGCCAAAGAAGGGAAGCTAGGCATCGAGCAAGAGCTGCGTAAGTGGAGGGCCGAGCATGAGCAGAGACGGAAAGCCGGAGATTCGGCTGCGAGCCCGGCCCAGAGGCTAGACGCCAAGAGCCACGTCAGCACATTCAAATCCGCGCCACTCCGTCAGGTGTCGAGCCCCGGCTCATTCACGAGCAACACGGGAACGGATACGTCTCCGGACGTCAAGccagcgaagaagaagaagagatcatTCTTCCCAAGAATATTCATGTTCTTGGGCAAGAAGAAGTCGTCCAAATCGTCGCAGACGCCGCCACCGTGA
- the LOC121764538 gene encoding protein CYPRO4-like → MGANASRDVDLSDSESECEDTTDHESDSEESYDTPASQPSDRKRDDPKTPSSIDEIESRLKELKIKYNSNKNNSSTAPNVKNAVKLYLHVGGPTEKSKWLVSEKVISYSFVRGAPNGDEEDDDEGGSDPNSCWLLRIGSKVRARVDENLQLKAFKEQRRMDFVANGVWAIRFFSAEEWDRFTKRYQDCLFENTYGYEANDANKLKVYGKDFIGWANPEVADDSMWDDADMKTPPTKTSRRRGNDLTEEFEEAAANGGAIQSLALGALDNSFLVSDSGIQVVRNYSHGIQGKGMYVNFEEGKLSQRKGANATPRKALLMRAETNMLLMSPMNEAKPHSKGLHQLDIETGRIVSEWKFEKDGADISMRDITNDNKGAQMDPSGSTFLGLDDNRLCRWDMRDRRGMVQDIVNENMHVLNWTQGHQFSRGTNFQCFATTGDGSIVVGSLDGKIRLYSISSMRQAKTAFPGLGSPITHVDVTFDGKWILGTTDTYLVLICSLFTDKDGKTKTGFAGRMGNKISAPRLLKLNPVDSHMAGASKFQNAQFSWVTEEGKQERHLVATVGKFSVIWNFQQVKDGSHHCYQNQIGLKSCYCYKIVLKDDSIVDSRFMHDKYAVSDSPEAPLVVATPMRVSSFSISSRRLEL, encoded by the exons ATGGGCGCCAACGCCAGCAGAGATGTGGATCTCTCCGACTCCGAATCCGAATGCGAGGACACTACAGACCACGAATCCGATTCCGAAGAATCCTATGACACTCCGGCGTCGCAGCCCTCCGATCGGAAGCGCGACGACCCTAAAACGCCGTCCTCGATCGACGAAATCGAATCTCGCCTCAAAGAGCTCAAAATCAAATACAATAGCAACAAAAACAACAGCTCCACCGCTCCGAATGTGAAGAATGCGGTGAAGCTCTACCTCCACGTCGGCGGCCCCACGGAGAAATCGAAATGGCTGGTATCCGAGAAGGTAATCTCCTACTCCTTTGTGCGCGGGGCACCGAATGGCGACGAGGAAGACGACGATGAAGGAGGATCCGACCCGAATTCGTGCTGGCTATTGAGAATTGGGTCGAAGGTGAGAGCTAGGGTTGATGAGAATTTGCAATTGAAGGCGTTTAAGGAACAGAGGCGCATGGATTTCGTTGCGAATGGTGTTTGGGCGATTAGGTTTTTCAGCGCGGAAGAGTGGGATCGTTTCACTAAGAGGTATCAGGATTGCTTGTTTGAGAATACTTATGGATATGAAGCTAATGATGCTAATAAGCTGAAGGTGTACGGGAAGGATTTCATCGGATGGGCGAACCCTGAGGTGGCCGACGATTCGATGTGGGATGATGCGGATATGAAGACTCCTCCGACAAAAACTTCTAGGAGACGAGGCAATGATTTGACTGAGGAGTTCGAGGAGGCTGCTGCGAATGGGGGTGCTATTCAGAGCTTGGCTTTGGGGGCTTTAGACAACAGTTTCTTAGTCAGCGATTCTGGGATTCAGGTTGTTAGGAATTACAGTCATGGGATTCAAGGGAAGGGGATGTATGTGAATTTCGAAGAGGGTAAATTGAGCCAGAGGAAAGGTGCTAATGCGACTCCGAGGAAGGCTCTGCTCATGAGAGCTGAGACAAATATGCTTCTCATGAGCCCTATGAATGAAGCTAAGCCACATTCGAAGGGCCTGCATCAGCTCGATATTGAAACTGGGAGAATTGTGAGCGAGTGGAAGTTTGAAAAGGACGGAGCTGACATTTCGATGAGAGATATCACTAATGATAACAAGGGGGCTCAGATGGATCCTTCAGGGTCGACTTTCTTGGGACTGGATGACAATAGGCTGTGCCGTTGGGATATGCGTGATAGGAGGGGGATGGTCCAAGATATCGTGAATGAGAACATGCATGTGTTGAATTGGACTCAGGGGCATCAGTTTTCGAGGGGGACCAACTTTCAATGCTTTGCAACAACTGGCGATGGATCTATTGTGGTTGGATCACTTGATGGGAAGATTAGGCTGTATTCCATCAGTTCTATGAGGCAGGCCAAGACTGCGTTTCCTGGCCTCGGCTCGCCTATCACTCATGTTGATGTTACCTTTGATGGGAAGTGGATTTTGGGAACCACTGATACTTACTTGGTTCTCATATGCAGTCTGTTCACAGATAAAGATGGTAAGACCAAGACGGGTTTTGCTGGACGAATGGGGAATAAGATTTCAGCTCCGAGGTTGTTGAAGCTGAATCCTGTGGATTCGCACATGGCTGGAGCAAGCAAATTCCAGAATGCTCAGTTCTCTTGG GTCACGGAGGAAGGGAAGCAGGAGCGCCACTTGGTTGCCACCGTGGGCAAGTTTAGTGTCATATGGAATTTCCAACAGGTGAAGGATGGATCTCATCATTGCTATCAAAACCAAATCGGCCTGAAAAGCTGCTACTGCTACAAGATCGTCCTGAAAGATGACTCTATTGTCGACAGTCGCTTCATGCACGACAAATACGCAGTCAGCGACTCGCCTGAGGCACCGCTTGTGGTGGCAACCCCCATGAGAGTCAGCTCCTTCAGCATCTCCAGCCGACGTCTGGAGCTGTGA
- the LOC121765626 gene encoding putative inactive disease susceptibility protein LOV1: protein MVRLQRNLLKLDKTGCSKIGTKVNDLDERIKEAILEFEDLLESHVYEQILPQLESSSSRGERDHLSFSVDLQLQSSSGDEKDQLSFDQILPKIESSLGDERDCLSFDQIRPQLESSSGDERDHLFFKSSSGDETDHSSFKREQLPFFVDLQSLQHCVDYLLERVSAMEVEYDVELLNMPEEEGEPISSRIDFGGINSNMVGLFDEFEETRDSLLPEDERNWLLVSGMAGVGKTAFAKKVFEDPLIKRHFELRAWVKVGRKCEFSETLQCILAQVDTNTRYQMLTQRHDEGDEKLVALLEERLNDKNCLIVLDDVWEWDTRLMLRLPKENVRILLTSRLRIKASPVQVVRLLNEEESKKLLGAKLFGEEGFLLTL, encoded by the coding sequence ATGGTCCGCTTGCAGAGAAATCTGCTAAAATTGGACAAGACCGGCTGCAGCAAGATCGGGACGAAGGTGAATGATTTGGATGAACGAATCAAAGAGGCCATATTGGAATTCGAAGATTTACTAGAGTCTCATGTGTATGAACAGATTCTTCCACAGCTCGAAAGCTCATCATCCCGAGGTGAGAGAGATCACTTGTCTTTCTCTGTAGATCTGCAACTCCAGAGCTCATCAGGAGATGAGAAAGATCAATTGTCCTTCGATCAGATTCTTCCGAAAATCGAAAGCTCATTaggagatgagagagattgcttGTCCTTCGATCAGATACGTCCACAGCTCGAAAGCTCATCAGGAGATGAGAGAGATCACTTGTTTTTCAAAAGTTCGTCCGGAGATGAAACAGATCACTCGTCTTTCAAGAGAGAACAATTGCCTTTCTTCGTAGACTTGCAGAGTCTGCAACACTGTGTTGATTACTTACTCGAGAGGGTGAGTGCGATGGAGGTGGAGTACGACGTTGAACTGCTGAATATGCCGGAAGAAGAAGGCGAACCTATTTCCTCAAgaattgattttggtggaaTTAATTCAAATATGGTTGGATTATTTGATGAATTTGAAGAAACCAGGGATTCTCTTCTTCCAGAAGATGAAAGAAATTGGTTACTAGTTAGTGGGATGGCAGGAGTTGGAAAGACCGCTTTTGCTAAGAAGGTATTCGAGGATCCACTGATTAAGAGACATTTTGAGCTTCGAGCATGGGTCAAAGTGGGCAGAAAATGTGAATTCAGTGAAACATTGCAATGCATTCTAGCTCAAGTGGATACCAACACTCGCTACCAAATGCTTACCCAAAGGCATGATGAGGGTGATGAGAAATTAGTCGCACTCTTGGAAGAGAGATTGAACGATAAGAATTGTCTCATCGTGTTGGATGATGTGTGGGAGTGGGACACACGACTAATGTTACGCTTGCCAAAAGAGAATGTCCGAATCTTGCTTACAAGTAGGCTACGAATTAAAGCATCTCCAGTTCAAGTAGTACGCTTGTTGAACGAAGAAGAAAGTAAGAAATTACTTGGTGCAAAGTTGTTTGGTGAAGAGGGTTTCCTCCTCACCTTGTGA